The sequence CACTCATGAGATTGCCGAGAGTATCATAGGTATAGCTCGTCTGATTGTTGTCAGAATTGTTGGTCGCTGTGAGGTGACCGAGCGCATCATAGACATAAGTCTCATAGGTCACTCCTCCTACTCCTGGAGCAAGAGCATAGTCCTTTCTCGTGATACGATCGAGGTTGTCGTAGGTGTAGGTCGTGATAGTACCATTCGGATCCGTCTTCGTATGGATATTTCCTCTTGTGTCGTAGGTATAGCTCGTCTTGTTGCCATCAGGAAGAAACTCTTGTGTGAGCTCGTTATTGGTATTGTAAGTGTAGGTTGTAGTATTGTTGTTTGCGTCCGTGAGACTCGTGAGATTGCCCATCGTGTCATAGGACTTCGAGATAGTCTTCCCTGCTCGTGTCTCTGTTTTCACCTTTCCACGATAATCATAGGTATAGTATGTTGGTATACCACTTGGGTCAGTGACAGTGATTATTTGTCCGAGCTTGTTGTAGACATATCTCGTAGTATTACCATTAGCATCGAGTGTCGCTACTTTTCTATTATCTTTATCATATGTTGCCCGAGTCGTGATGATTTTATCCCCGTTTTTTATCTGTGTTTCTACGAGGTTGCCGTTGGCATCATAGAAATTCTCAGATATGAGCCCATTCGCAAGAGTCGTGAGCTTCAGTCGACCGAGTGCATCATAGGTAGAAGTGGTAGTATGACCATTGGCATCAGTTTCTGTGAGGAGATTGTCCCCTGCATCATAGGTGTAGAGTGTATCTCGTGAGATATCTTCTGAGAGACTCGTCTTCGTGACACGTCCGAGAATATCATAGGTATATACGGTTTTTGTGAGAAGAAGCCCAGTATTATTTTTCTGATTCGTCTCGATGATATTACCTCACTGATCATAGATGATGCTCGTGCTCGTACCATTCGCATCCAGAGAAGTGATGAGACGATCATATCCATCATAGGTGAAAGTAGATGTTTGTCCGTCTCGATTCTCTGTGATGATATTCCCATTCGCATCATAGGTATAGAGAGTTGTATGCGTTGTACTTCCGATGACTTCCTTCTTGGTGAGGCGATCCAGGGCATCATAGGTTCTCTGTTCTACTTGGCCATTCGGATAGGTCGTCGTGAGGAGATTCTCATTCGCATCATAGGCATACGTGAGCGTGGCTCTCTGGTTCACATCGATATCTGCTGTGAGAGTAGTTGGCTTGTCGAGGAGATTGTAGATGGTATCTGCGACTACTTGTACCCCACTTTCAATAGTTGTAGTAGACTTCGTCTTGTTGTTATTCGCATCGTAGACGAGCTCACTCATAATCCCTTCTGGAGTGAGGGTTTTCGTGAGACGATCATAGGCATCATGGGTGAGAGTCGTGGTATTCCCGCGACCATCTGTCACTGTGAGTGGATTGCCATATATGTCATAGGTATAGCTCGTGGTGGTAACATCTGGAGTTCCATATCCACTCGCCTTACTCATGAGACGACCATCTGCATACGTCATCTTGGTAACAATTCCTCTCGCATCGGTAGACTCAGTGAGATGACCGAGAGCATCATAGACAAAATGAGAACCACGGAGTCTTGCTCCATTCATATCTTTCTCCACAATATCTATGATATTTCCATTCGCATCTGAGATGAATTCTGTGATTTTCCCACGTGGATCAACTACGCTGGAAAGTGTATTCTTTGCTCCATTGTATGTGAGTGTCGTCACAATATCAGTAGCATCATCATCTGCGTGAGACATATCTGCTTTCTTGCGAATCATACTCTTGTTGCCAAGTGCATCATAGGTATATTTTGTACCATTGCCATTCGGAAGAATCTCTTCGATGAGTTGTCCGAGTTCGTTGTAGGTATAGCGAGTAGTCACCGTATTTCCAGATCCCAGATCAGTCGTCCGAGAGAGAACATTTCCCATACGGTCATAGGTATACTCTGTCACTTTTCCATTGCGATTGGTAGCCCGATTTTTCACCACATAGGTTCCGATAACTTGTCCCATTCCAACGGTTGTCAGAGTATCATCTTCATGGATATCTGCAAGGGTGTAGACATAGCTTCCTACATCGTTCCCATATTTCTGTGAGATGACTCGATCATTCGCATCATAGGTATTCTCTACATAGATCTGATTCTTGGAATCAATGAGTTTGCGGATATTGTGATCAAGATTATTGTCTCCCGTATTGGTGTAATACGTGAAGCTAATAGTCTTCGTATCGTTGCCATTCTTGAGTGTAATAGCTTTCAGATCATGAAGTCCGCCATCAGTTTCTCCACTGCCATAGTAGGAGAGAGTGACACTTTTCCCTCCTGATTCTGCAACGCTCGTAAGGTGATCAGTAGTATCATAAGTATAGGTAATAGTGCGACCGAGAGTATCAGTGACAGTCGTAAGAGCTCCAGAACTGTTGTAGGCAAAATCAAGAGATTGGTTGTACTTGTTGGTAAGAGTAGCAATCTTGTTGTTAACACCAAAGGTATACTGCGTTCCATCATTGAAGAACATGGTGTAGGTTCCACTGGCTGACTTCACGAGATCAACATTGAGTCCACCCATGTGAGCAAATCCAGAACCAGAAACAACGAAAGTATATTTCCCGAATTTTCCATCGTAGTAGGTCACACTTCCTCCTGTATTTTCTACGAGTTTCTTGTTGTAGTTGTGATCCCAATTCTGTCCTACTGGTCAGTCGTAGACTGAGCGAGAGCGATACTGAAGAGTAAAATCGTAGTCGAGACTATTGCCACCGAGATGAAGGAGAGTGTTGTTGTAGGTGAAATCTCCTGTCGAAAGATTCACCGGATCGAGGGCATCTTGGGACTGGGTGGTAATGGAGGTGTTATTGGAAGTGTTAGAAAAAATATGAGGAAGCCTTTCATCTGAGTATACATTGAGTTTTAGTACATCTTGTAGAGTTGGCACTGTAAATAGTGGTGTCGAATTTGGTTGAGATGGAATATATGTTCATCCCTCTATGCAACCCATATTAATACATCTCTGAGGATAAGCAGTTCAATTGTCTGGAGTGACTTGCCAATAGTATTGTCCATTGATTTTATCCGTGATATAGTATAAGAGTCTTGTCGTACTAATACCAGTTGAGGTTCATGGGGTGAAGATGAGATTATAATTCGATGCACCCGGATAGGAAGACCAGGAAATATAGGTTGGAGCTGTCCAGGTTCAGAGATTCTCAATATTTCCCCCTACCACCATTGATCCAACATCAGAAATATTTCCTTCATTCACCACATCTCAAGAAACAGTAAGTGTCTTTCTATTCGAGATTGCTATGGTGGATCAAGAAAAGAGGTGAAATATATTCGTGTGAAGAGTGGTATCGAAACAACTTTCATTGAGATAAGTATATGACCCCTCCGTGAGGTTAACATTTTTTGCATTAATCGTAGACTGACAGAGATATTTCTCCGAATCTGGATTGTCTCCATCTTTTCCATCGAAAATAAAATAGTCAAGGGAACCGGTAATAGTCATCGCATAGATATATCCACGAGTCTTAAGAAAAGAATTTATTCCTCCTAAAACGGTTGCCTGACCATAGTAAAACCCAACTCCTGTAGTAATGCCATGATTGTCTTCTAGGGAAATATTTCGGTTTCCATTATTAAAGGATATCTGGCCAGTAACATTGAGATCTCAGATAACAGAAATATCTGAATTGAGTGAAAGGTTTCCAGTGAGAGTAGTATCGTGGAAATCGAGAGTTCTAGAACCGGTACCAAAGAGGTAAAGATTTGGTATAGAGAAAATGGCACGATTCTCAATATTTCCCCCTACCACCATTGATCCAACATCAGAAATATTTCCTTCATTCACCACATCTCAAGAAACAGTAAGTGTCTTTCTATTCGAGATTGCTATGGTGGATCAAGAAAAGAGGTGAAATATATTCGTGTGAAGAGTGGTATCGAAACAACTTTCATTGAGATAAGTATATGACCCCTCCGTGAGGTTAACATTTTTTGCATTAATCGTAGACTGACAGAGATATTTCTCCGAATCTGGATTGTCTCCATCTTTTCCATCGAAAATAAAATAGTCAAGGGAACCGGTAATAGTCATCGCATAGATATATCCACGAGTCTT is a genomic window of Candidatus Gracilibacteria bacterium containing:
- a CDS encoding DUF6531 domain-containing protein, whose translation is MMYSFFIVTTFVEVLLTSFYEVNAFSLAPTIHSISDSGNWNDPGAWLEGRVPTVDDIVLITGDISINGNITVQGLLVDSIGSLSEANDITITGDIENLGTISGISQINLGGGIINQGSFTIGNITTYGTGSRTLDFHDTTLTGNLSLNSDISVIGDLNVTGQISFNNGNRNISLEDNHGITTGVGFYYGQATVLGGINSFLKTRGYIYAMTITGSLDYFIFDGKDGDNPDSEKYLCQSTINAKNVNLTEGSYTYLNESCFDTTLHTNIFHLFSGSTIAISNRKTLTVSGDVVNEGNISDVGSMVVGGNIENRAIFSIPNLYLFGTGSRTLDFHDTTLTGNLSLNSDISVIGDLNVTGQISFNNGNRNISLEDNHGITTGVGFYYGQATVLGGINSFLKTRGYIYAMTITGSLDYFIFDGKDGDNPDSEKYLCQSTINAKNVNLTEGSYTYLNESCFDTTLHTNIFHLFSGSTIAISNRKTLTVSGDVVNEGNISDVGSMVVGGNIENLGTWTAPTYISWSSYPGASNYNLIFTPGTSTGISTTRLLYYITDKINGQYYWQVTPDNGTAYPQRCINMGCIEGGTYIPSQPNSTPLFTVPTLQDVLKLNVYSDERLPHIFSNTSNNTSITTQSQDALDPVNLSTGDFTYNNTLLHLGGNSLDYDFTLQYRSRSVYDGPVGQNWDHNYNKKLVENTGGSVTYYDGKFGKYTFVVSGSGFAHMGGLNVDLVKSASGTYTMFFNDGTQYTFGVNNKIATLTNKYNQSLDFAYNSSGALTTVTDTLGRTITYTYDTTDHLTSVAESGGKSVTLSYYGSGETDGGLHDLKAITLKNGNDTKTISFTYYTNTGDNNLDHNIRKLIDSKNQIYVENTYDANDRVISQKYGNDVGSYVYTLADIHEDDTLTTVGMGQVIGTYVVKNRATNRNGKVTEYTYDRMGNVLSRTTDLGSGNTVTTRYTYNELGQLIEEILPNGNGTKYTYDALGNKSMIRKKADMSHADDDATDIVTTLTYNGAKNTLSSVVDPRGKITEFISDANGNIIDIVEKDMNGARLRGSHFVYDALGHLTESTDARGIVTKMTYADGRLMSKASGYGTPDVTTTSYTYDIYGNPLTVTDGRGNTTTLTHDAYDRLTKTLTPEGIMSELVYDANNNKTKSTTTIESGVQVVADTIYNLLDKPTTLTADIDVNQRATLTYAYDANENLLTTTYPNGQVEQRTYDALDRLTKKEVIGSTTHTTLYTYDANGNIITENRDGQTSTFTYDGYDRLITSLDANGTSTSIIYDQGGNIIETNQKNNTGLLLTKTVYTYDILGRVTKTSLSEDISRDTLYTYDAGDNLLTETDANGHTTTSTYDALGRLKLTTLANGLISENFYDANGNLVETQIKNGDKIITTRATYDKDNRKVATLDANGNTTRYVYNKLGQIITVTDPSGIPTYYTYDYRGKVKTETRAGKTISKSYDTMGNLTSLTDANNNTTTYTYNTNNELTQEFLPDGNKTSYTYDTRGNIHTKTDPNGTITTYTYDNLDRITRKDYALAPGVGGVTYETYVYDALGHLTATNNSDNNQTSYTYDTLGNLMSETSGGKTSTYTYDAVGNKFGIHTPNGRNLTYIYDNQNRLTSVREGTTTIASYTYDSLNLMSETLGNGVTTNYGYDSGNRLDSLQSPAQSNTLTYDANSNITSKGIESYTYDSYNQLIEAMYRNTRFGTGIQGNAYEYDLMGNRQNEQNIRIITKTNKKTGTTTEVQRNKIWNYTTNSLNQYTDILAQSGTVLISTGNTTNTGIMTNTDTTNTGTTINTGTTDTGITSTGVTSTGSVDTGTGKTYLDIVNLSETGISLSGSTSDSGMSLEPEKVVDTGSTLATLTSTGEFSTTDSTDTGSTSSGITLTLTGATDGATDTGTILIASEVLLVDSGTTTDTGTLTDTGATDIPVDTGALQGRLLYDKNGNLIGNTINNKRQFEYVYDAQNRLINVSRYNEVNQKEVLISFSYDALGRRTSKRVVNQLTEYIYSGNDVIEETQSNINATTGAKIKKESREYTYGARGTDDIVSVRFNKYTRQNKQDVLTTTGDYYYEKDHLGSVVRITSSTGVTIDEYSYTVFGKPYRKNLNGLYKPVAGANDSPIGNTRLYTGREYDKEISLYYLRARYYDAGLGRFVSRDPIGMEDDVNLYRYVKNSPIMHTDPSGLTEKPFLFTVGSFLSRGNVSANMTLSMDYILKHKENALIIYSIIYEEQSHLMPPVIEDLLGGNTYGLSQISIHPTKSDREHFGFSDLNKEDLLNPEKHIEIMNDRINTIRGVLSDNNIEITPESIGNVWNGGYQCAVPGGECSSHAIQYGKRVQEYATDSASYISLLINNYE